The Chaetodon auriga isolate fChaAug3 chromosome 2, fChaAug3.hap1, whole genome shotgun sequence genome segment aaaaaagtcagcaaaaCATGCAAGTGTTCTCACCATGATAAAATGAGCAACAACGTCCCCTGAATGCACCAGAACTGATGCAACATGCTGAGCATctccacaacacaaacaaacacagagatgagtCATTATGATTCCTCGACAAGTTCATTTAATTCAGTAGACGTTTAACACGTCAGTACCTAAAAACATGGAATTGATGGTGAGGTCTCTCCGCTCAGCGTCTTTCTGCCAGTCAGTGGTGAATTCCACCTCTGCATGACGACCATCTGTCTGAACATCCACCCGCAACGTGGTCACCTCAAAGTTCTCATTGTGTAGCTATGAAAGAAGaccaataaacaaacaggtgaaCAGAGGCCTTCATGTTGTGATAGGATCCCAGTGATGTGCATACACCCTCGTTCTTAAGCCAATGTCCCTCTAAACCCACTCTCACTTGTGGGTAGAGCAATATTTCAGAGGGCAAtcagaaatatactgtatagtTGTGTCACAGTCTGTTCATGGTGAAGCCACCTTAGGCCATTAGAACACTGCAGAGGTCCTGCATTAATCAAACGTCATGGACCCATATGTTCCAGCCCACAGCCTCTGCTCAGTACATGAAACCTATTTACATATTCCAAGAATAAACAAATCAATCAGAAGTGGAGCTTCCAATTACTGACTGCTTGCCTGTGAAATGTTCTCCACAATCCATCAGGGCAGCTCCTCAATTAACATGTTTACATCAAGACTTAAGGCCCACTTATTTGATCGATGAGACGGTGTGCGCAAAAAGAAAATGGCCAATGTAATGCTGTAGTCTCCCATGATGCAACTGGCTAGTCTAACAGCAAACAtcattgaaatgatttttgTATCGCTGCTGCTATCCTTCAGCACAATCCCATTTTGAGTGTGTACGTGCATATACACTTTGAAGTGCAGGTGAATTGAGATATATTTGTAGATTTTATGGCCATGGCCATTAGCTGTTTCTCTAACCTGAtgtgccagatggtttgttacacacaaccatctgggaagtcgtccgtggaaactgtttggaaaagggcagccACTTTCAGAAAATACTTTAATCATGTGTCTAACGCCATCCATCATAGGCTAACTTAAACAAGTCAGACCATATATCATTTGACTTAGGAAAGAGAAACCAAAGCCAGtcaggaaaggaaggaaaacatcTTCTTCATGGAGACAAGCCTTCAAAGCCATAGCAGCATCTATGCTAATCTCTTTAGGAGCTGCCATTGTTGTGTCGTCGTATCTTAACCACAGCATTTGAAGCCTGGAAAGGTGGATTCTCGTGCCACATGATCAAGTGAATCCAGCTGCTTTGCAAGGTAACAATTCTGCACAAGTTAAGCATCGAGCAGGCAGTTAAAGTAGTCTTGAAAGCAGCTTTCCAAAGAACGATGTTAAAAAAGTGAAAGCGACATCCTGCCTGCTCAAACAGGTCAGCCTCTTACTCTTGCTGTAATGGTCCCGTGCTTCTCTCCTTTATTGTTGATCATCCTGATCCCAGCACTCTGGAAcatgtgtttcatttcctctggaGTGGCTGTGGTGGCGAAGTCGACATCTTCAGGCCGCTTCCCCGACAGCAGGTCACGCACAGCCCCTCCAGCTATCCTCAGCTCATGGTGGTGCTTCTCGAACACCTCTGGAGAGAACAAGCACACACTTTCAGGAATGAGGTAAAAACAGTATCTTTTCAGAACAATCGGGATGCAGCAGCCTTTAGGACGCTTTGTAGACCTGGATTCACAGAGCCTGACTGACGGTGTTTCTAACATATCTCACATACACTTTCCCCCctaatatttctgttttgcaATTGTTGTTACTTATTAGCCAACAGCAAACTGTTAAGCCAGTACCACATAAGCAACGAACTAATTTATGGGTTTATGGGCTTTGTTGCTCTTCTTTCAGCAAACATTAAGAATCCACAAATGATCACATCCATAGAAATGATCACAACCGGCAGGTGTCCGGTCACAGCTGCATCTCACCTGCTAGTTCATTCAGGCCCTCGTTGAACAGAGACTGGAACTCGCTGGTCTTCAGCTGCATCGTGAAGAGACTCCTCCAACAGAAACCTGTTCTACCAATCACACGAGGACTCAAAACCCTCCACatctgcacaaaaaacacaaacatcgtCACGTGCTTCTGTTAATTTGTCTGTCAGCTTTTTAGCTAGCGACATGTCGCTGAAGTCACGCTTGCGACCTTTAGGGTCCGCGTGCACTGCTCACGCTGTTCACACATTGTCAACACAGGAGCAACACCGTCATGTTACATTAAACACACTAAATATAACAGACACAACTGACCTGCGACTTCAAAAGAAGATTTCATGAGCAGTTATCGCTTCATGACATCCCTTTCTGTTGTGAAGCTTCGTAGGAAGTGTTTCGATAACGTGCGGTTTCTGACCAATAGCGTGGGGTTTCATCAGACTCACGAGACGAGGTTTAAGCGCGCGTCTGCCACTAGTTTCTCGCGAGACTGGTGTGGAGCTTCAGGCGCTTTTCCGGCTGCTGGTGTTGTGCTGTCAGATTAGCGGACGGAGCAGGAGGCAAATGGCTAAAGTGGAGCTGACACCGCTCAGAACATGGGACGACTTCTTCCCTGGCTCGGAAAGATTCGCTAAACCAGATACGAAAGATTTGGCGAAATGGAACAACAGAGTTGTCAGCAACCTGCTGTATTATCAAACAAACTATTTGGCTTTGGCCGTCGGTGTTTTCCTCATTGTCGGGTAAGTACAGCAGCTGTTCAATGTTTATTTGGTGTCATTAGTTcgcagctaaatggaattctCTTTTCAAGTTGTTCGACATCTTCTCTGGCgagttgtttttgctgttgttgcccCCTCGGTGTAAAGCGGCACGTAGCATACTCTAAAAGGATTTAAAACGAGGGTGCAGACAGGATGCAGAGTGCGCTTATGCAGAGATGAGTGGGAAGGAGTCCCATAAGAATGAATGGAGCGGCGCTGTGCCAGCCGACCTGTGATACACTGTTACTGTTGTGTTCACGGTACATGCACAAGTGTTAAAATACGATGTGCTCATGTGACAGACTGAATCGGAGAGGGAAAAGATTAGTTTGAAACCAATGTTGGGGCTCTGACTCATACAGCACATGGCCCAAAACCAAGATTTCCAATGCCCTCAAGTACAAGCACATACCGACACCCCTGCAGACAGAACTAGCCTGTTATCTGATGTTTGTCCTTACAAGGTAGATTCAATTAGATCAGAGAACAGGAGGTTAAAGCTCTCATCTATGAAATATCCTGGCTTTGGTTGCCACTCTGTTCCAGCTAAATCCCAGATGACTAAAAATAGTGATGCCCTGTAATCCACTGAGCTGTATGATGACATATTGTTGCTATGGTCATGGAGGCCTCATGCCGTTTGTCCAGTCAGCTGTTGCACTGCAGATAGCACAGTTGTTAGAAAACAATATCTTAGTCAGATGCCCCTGTAACCCTGATTAGGGAGATAATCCAGTATCGTTTCTCAATAAATCAATCCTGACTCATGACCCAAACCAACAAAGCCAGCACATTCAGGTTACTTGTTTCGTAAAACcttgttgtgttatttttatcCAGTTTCGAAACAGTTTAATCATGTGATTTTGAGTGGACCTCATTTGCATTGTGCAAAAGTGTTACgggtgagtgaatgtgtgtgaggacGCTCATTTTGTCATTGCACATTATCATCAGtccacacactgaccacacTCAAAGACCCAAATGCGTCATCAGGCCTAAATTTACCATTAGTGTTCATATGGGTGTTACAGTTTCTCTGTATAGCTGCTAACTGTGGCCTGAACGCCTGCAGATGGCCTGTTCACTGAACTTGTAATGATGCTGGGTCTCCTCATGCAGTTCttcttcacagaaacacagcacgGCTTCAGACCATTTAGCACAGCTGCAGGCACTGAGTGCAGCTCTCACCTGAGGTTCTTCAGCTCCTAATCTGTTTCTGCTGCGTCACCACATTCACTGCGTGTTTGTGATATGCACAGGAACACAACTTTTGACTCTTTAACCAATATGAAGTCACATGTAAAGGGACATGCCAGGTTGGTCTCTTACTGTATGTCAcaaaaaggaggcagagaaaggaggaaatgcAGCTGTGAGGTGGAGCGATAGGGCATGTAAGGTGAGAAACTCTATGATGAGGCAACAGCTGTTACAGTGACAGTGATTTGGCCATGTGAGAGGTTCCATCAGACTGGAACGCAGCGCTTCAGCGGTCAGTAACGCTGCAGGCCAAACTACAAGGAGCAGATTTTGTTCAGGATTAAAGTAAAGTCCTTACCAATCAGTAGACTGGCTTTGCAGTGCATGGCAATCTGCTTTattgaaaatacagaaaatgtttacatgctatCAACGTCCTGCTCAGACTATGGAATATAGCCTCTGTATCAGGTACATAGTATtatgaaaataaattgaatttgCAATTGAATAGTATGAGGCAGAGCCTGGCCGGTTAGTTTATCACTGGTGTATTGATATCAGCAAATATGTCTGTCGATAAGTAACAAGAAGGTGCAGTAAAGAAATGGCAAAGATATGTTTGAGGTAATTCAGAGGCAGTGTTGCATCGTCTGTCCACCAGGGGGCAGTGGGAAGCTGagtttctttttcaaaaagtgTGCATGCAGGTCACCATCGTTAGAAAAAGAACTTATGGAGTCCTCATCAAAGATGTTTGCATATATTATCAGTTTATGTAATAAAAATGATATTGGCTTTGGAAATCCAATATCTGTGAAATAACTGGAGACAACTTGTGAATTGAGACTATTTTCATAAATTCAGTAATATAATGCCACATATATGAAGGGGACAGTGTGTAGAGattattttaaaattctttGCTCTGTgcgctgtgtttgtttttcatgctgcattttgaTCACATCTGCCCTCATCAagccttgttttctttgtcagacCTGGTATCCAGGACCGCCTGTGTTAGAGAATAAGTTGAacttgctttgctttgtgtgacagGTCATGCTCACGGTCGTACACTTGGCCTGATCTTGTCTCTGTAGTCATGCCAAGGCTGGATTTGTCACACAAAGCTTCCCTTTCCAAGACATCTGATCAGGAGATCACAACATTCGCTGTGATGTGGATGAAATTCCATCTCCTGATGTAAATGACTGTTATAGCAATAAAAACACTGCCTACAATATATGCttaattttatttccatttattgtGTCACAGCTAAATTATTGCTTCTGTGAGCTTATGATTTGATGCACTTCTTTGAATGGTGGTCATGTAACATGCAACCACTTGGTGGAGCCAgtgaccacagacacacacacacgctcctgcCTGTGCTCCAGCTGCATCAGAGCACTTCTAACATGAGCCCTGTGCTCTCACGTGTCTGGTGTTGCCGCCCTGCAGGTTCCTGAACCCTCTGGGGATGTTCACAGCCATGGCTGTGGTGTCGGGCGTCTTCCTGGGTTCGGTGTGGGCCGGAGAGAACAGAGCTGTGATCAACAACTTCAAGAGACAGAATCCCACGGCGTTTGTGATTGCGGTCATGGTCGCCAGCTACATCTTAATATCCATGCTGGGGAGCGTCATGGTGTTTATGTCTGCAATCACTTTACCTCTGGCTTGTGAGTTCAAAGAGATAATGTAGGACGATAACATTTACGGCACTGGGAAGATCATTTTAATCACATAAATGAAATATATGCCTAATACTGCAATGTGATTTCTGGCCAAAAACTAAACAGACATATAAATTCTATTGGCtgattaaatgcattttattacaTAATGGATATCTTTTTAGAGTGTAATGATCAGTGCATTTGAAGTCTTATGACATTAACCATTAAGGCAACACAGTTGAAAATCAATGAAACGTGTTTTGGAACGAACCCCCTCAGATTGTCAAAGACTGATGTTATTATAGTTTGACTTGAACAAAAGtttattggtttgtttttgccaaACATTGCAAACGTTCACAGCCGCTTTCCCATCTGCTTTTTCAGTGATATGTGCACATGCTTCATTTCGCCTCCGCAACATGAAGAATAAACTGGAGAACAAGATCGAAGGAGCCGGACTGAAGAGGTCACCCATGGGCATTTTGCTGGAGGCTCTGGGTCAGCAGGAGGAGAACTTTCAAAAGATCCAGAGCTTTCTGGAAGGAAAACTGAAGGAGTGattggacacagacacacacacgtcttttgGCCAAAGATCTTGACTCATTTTCTTGGGTGTAACAACATTCTGTGTCTCTCAGCCTAAAGCTCTCAAAGTTTCCTTCGTATGCAGTGTGTTcacctttgtgtgttttgaaaaaaagaagttcCTAATCTGAAGGGCTTTATCTTTACCTCAGGGTATCTGTCACTCCACCCACAACTTGTCAGGGCACTTTTCTCAAACAGTGATGGGGGCAACTCAGTGCGATCTCTGCTATGCGATGTGTCAGTGTTCCTGTGcaacacagctgcagagtctTTCCTAGGTACGAAATCTGTGTTTAATCAGTCTCAGAAGCAGCCGTCAGCCCTGCCAGTTTGCACTCAACTGAAATTGTGAAAGCAATGCAAGTGTTGCTTTGTAGCAAAGAGTAAAAAGTGCACACTCGACACACATCACTGCCAAGCTACTCTACGGGCTGGATTGTTTCAAGATTTTCAGTCATGCCTCCTTACAGGAAATTTTACAGTTTGCTTCAGTACGCATTTGAATAAAAACCAGGCAAGCTTATGTTcatgcaaataaaaagacaaatgagaagGCACCACGTTGTCTTGAGCTTTGAAATACGCGTGACTCCAGACAGCGACGCTGATCACTGTGTCAATATTTAAAAGGAGGACTTCAAAGGAGTGTGAGGTCTTAACCTGTGCCCGTCAGTATTCCTCCTGCACCCCTCACTGTTTAATCTTGACAGTGCCCCTTGGGTGATGGATTGGCTAACTTTGCTGTCCTCTCCACTTACCCCAGTGCTAATGAATGGGATTGTAGTGCGGAGAGAACTGAGCGCTGCGCAGTGACGGAGTGGATTCATCTGCAGTCATTCATGTCCAAGCCTGAGTTCGTCGCTGTGTCAGCtacttcagctgtgtgttgttttttcttttactggaTTCCATCTGAAATTGACTGCAGATAACAAGAATCCATGTGGAGCACAATGCTTCGTTATCTGGTTTTAAGTGGCAGTGTGTAAGGACTCGGGGAAACATGGGGAAAAGAGTGATGGGCATTAAAAAGAGGAATCCCTTCAGAGTGCTGCTTTCTCAAACTATGTGTCTGCTTTAACCCTTTGCTCTCAAAATGATGAAATCCACCTCAGGCGGCATCACTTCTCTGTTAGGAATTCACGGTGATGACCTCTATGCATTCAGGTAATAGTATTGCAGTTTAACTTTGACTCGAGCTGCAAGGTGTTCCCCCTCTGTGCTTCAGCAGTGATTTATATCCTTTCCTGCGGTGCCTCATCTGCATCCACATTGTGCAACTTGGAGGAGTGAACAGAAGAACTGGTGGCAATAAACTCAAAGTCATGTCTCGGAGGGCACAGTGTAAGCTCTTGttcttgctgctgcagctgctgtaagGATCCTACCAACAcgtgtgtgctgctgcaaacCCAGCAGGTGCGTGTTTGGTGTTTTGTCCTCAGCACGTGTCATCTAGGCGAGGAAGCTCTTACACAGCACAAAATAACACTTATCCTTTCTTGGTGTTTTTACATGAATCAACAACACCTGACCCActtgtcattttaaagcaacCATAATTGCTTCCAAAAGTAGTGTTCAGTGAGGCAACAGCAGTCCGTGgatgtgacacaaaaacaaagctgtgtaCTGTTGTTGTACCAGCTGCTAAGAAACaacactgctctgtgtgcaggCTTCTCATTTCCAACATCTGCCTCCTGTTTAGTTTCCACAACACAAAGGCGTGGGACAGGGAGCACTTTAGTATGATACAGTACTTAATGTTGTTGGGTCAGGCTCACTTTGGGTTGATCCCCCCCTCCTCAGCCTGCCTGAGGGGCTTTGGCTTTTTGCTGGCCGAGCTGGTTAGCTAGCCTCATAACTCAAACAGCCTGTCGTTCAGCAGATCAGGCTGCTTGGACCTACACGACAGCTGATCATGTGACACAGTGATGATGACCCACTGTGACCTTTGCGTTCTGCAGAATCCTGCTCAACCTCCCCATACGCCCACACTGCTTTTACTGCCTCCATGACGGGAGGTCATCCATATTAGCCCATGAACAACGCTTGAGTGCATGCGGCCGGTCTGCTAATCCAACTACTCACCCTTCATAACTTGTCAGAGCTATTACTCCCAGGACGGAGGTAAATGTGCTGATCCTGGGGAAGCCACGGCGTAACATGATTTATAGTCACTTTAATCTGAGCTTGGCTGATCCCGGTGGCAGAGTGGAGTGGTTCATGTGTGACACCTATCTGCTCTGTGGGTGTCGTTTCAAAATGTTCGATACTGCAGCCCATTCGATAGCTAAGTCTTAGTCCTGATTCCAAAACGACACTTATTTTATATCGTACTTTCAGAAATGTACAAATGTTTGTCTTCAGAGTTAAAAAGTCtgagttgaaaaaaaaaaatagatttaaagcagcataaagtgtttttttgctACTTACTTAAGAGAACAAGCTGTTAATATAACAAAGATATTATGTAACCTTATGAAGTCGATGCGGTTAACTAAGCAAACAGTTgtctatttacacatccagtcGACTCATTTGAGCGTCCTATTATTGTCCAGCTGATGAAGTCCAacactcactctcct includes the following:
- the arl6ip5a gene encoding ADP-ribosylation factor-like 6 interacting protein 5a — its product is MAKVELTPLRTWDDFFPGSERFAKPDTKDLAKWNNRVVSNLLYYQTNYLALAVGVFLIVGFLNPLGMFTAMAVVSGVFLGSVWAGENRAVINNFKRQNPTAFVIAVMVASYILISMLGSVMVFMSAITLPLALICAHASFRLRNMKNKLENKIEGAGLKRSPMGILLEALGQQEENFQKIQSFLEGKLKE